From the genome of Hymenobacter gelipurpurascens:
ATTTTTTCCTGACGCTGGCGCGCACCGAGCAGAGCAGCGGCGCCGCCACCGTGCCTACGTTCCTGTCGTCGCACCCCAACTCCGCTGACCGGTACACCAACGTGAAAAAGCTGGCTCTGCAAGCTGAACAGCAGGCTGGCCGCCAGTTAGCCGTCAATCGCGACCAGTACCTGCGGATGATCGAGGGCCTGCCGTACGGCGACAACCCCCGCGAGGGCTACATAGAAAACAGCGTGTTCTACCACCCCGATCTGAAGTTCCAGTTCCCGGTGCCTCAGGGCTGGAAGTCGCAGAACTCACCCAGCCAGTTCCAGATGGCCGAGCCCAATGGCAAAGCCGTTATGGTGCTGCTGCCCGCCGGCAACAAAGGCCTCGATGAAACCGCCCAGGCCCTGGCCGAGCAGCTGAAACTGCAGAATGCCCAGGCCCAGAAGACCACCGTCAACGGTTTCCCGGCCGTAGTTATCCAGGGCGACCAGGTAGGCCAGGATCAGCAAACCGGCCAGCAGGGCATTACGGCCAGCACGCTTAGCTATCTGATTCAGGATGGGCAAACGGTGTATGCGCTGGTAGGCCTCTGTGGCCCCGGTACCCTAAACACCTACGGCGGCACCTTCCAGAGCGTTGCCCAGGGCTTTAAGCGCCTCACGGATGCCAACAAGCTCAACAAACAGCCCGAGCGGGTGCGCATCAAAACCGCTAAAGCCGGCCAGACGCTGGCCTCCGCCCTCGCCGCTAACGGGATTCCCTCGAAGCGCTACGAGGAAATGGCCATCCTCAACGGCATGAAAACCACCGATAAAATGACGGCTGGTATGTTGTTTAAAGTGGTAGGGAAGTAAACTAAAGTTGAATTCTTTTCCGCTTTACATCATACATATCAAAATCTGGATGATGCCAGAACTTCTCAAAACCCATTTCGTGGCAAACGCCAATTTCAGAGGAGTAAATAGGAAACAGACCGGCAACATTAATCTTGTATTCCTGCCCAATATCAATGTTCAGATAGTCTTGGCTGTCTAGAATTGCCGGAGCAAAGATCAAGAATGCATCCATCTCTGAGTCATCGGCTATTTGAGCTCGAAAATTAATCGTATCCCCGTAGCAAAAACCTAGCTTACCACGACCCTGATTCGCTAGGTATCCTGCAACCCGAGCCCAAGAGGTGTCGTCAGACTCGACACTAATACAAAGTTCTGGGCGACTGAGCTGCCATTCAGGGTGGTCCAATAATGAGAGACCAAAAGTTATACCTGTGACCATGCCAGGTTCCGGTATATCTCTATAAACGATGCTCGTCACACCATACAGTCCCTCAATAAGTGTCCTTTCAGGATAGAACTCAGGCTCTATTTGAAATATTCTATCAAGGTGTTCTAAATACTTTTCAAGTGCACCCATCAAACTGATCTAAATAAAAACGCCCCGGTCGAATCAATCGGCCGGGGCGTTTAAGTTACAGAGTAGCTACGGAAGTGGCCTAGGCCTTCTTCACGAATTCGGTTTTGATAACCAACACACTGCCGCCGGCTCTGCCTTCAATCTCAGCAGGGCTGTTGGTGAGGCGGATGTTTTTAACCACGGTGCCGCGCTTCAACGCCTGCGCCATGCCTTTCACCTTCAGGTCCTTGGTAATGATAACCGAGTCGCCTTCGGCGAGCAGGTTGCCGTTGCTGTCTTTTACGTCCATGTGAGTAAACAGAGTAGGAGAAGCAGTTAGACGTTGAAGCGGAAGTGCATGATGTCGCCGTCCTGCACCACGTATTCTTTGCCTTCTACGGCCATCTTACCGGCTTCCTTGATCTTTACTTCGGTCTTGTACTCCTGGTAATCGGCCAGCTTGATTACCTCAGCCCGGATGAAGCCTTTCTCGAAGTCGGAGTGGATAACGCCGGCGGCGGCGGGGGCTTTGTCGCCGCGGTGGATGGTCCAGGCGCGTACTTCCTGCACACCGGCCGTGAAGTAGGTAATTAGGTTGAGCAGGGAGTAGGAGGCGCGGATCAGGCGGTTCAGGCCCGACTCCGTGAGGCCGTACTCGCCCAGGAACATTTCCTTTTCCTCGGGGTCTTCCATCTCCGCAATCTGCGACTCGATGGCGGCCGACACCAGTACTACTTCCGCGCCTTCCTGAGCCACGTGCGCTTGCAGAGCCTCCGTGTACTTGTTGCCGGTAGTGGTGCTGGCCTCATCTACGTTGGCCACGTAAATAACCGGCTTGATGGTGAGCAGCTGCAGATCGGCAACGGCCTCCAGCTCCTCGGGGGTAGCGGCTACGGCGCGAGCGTTCTGGCCATCTTCCAGAGCAGTCTTGAATTTCTGCAGGGCCGCTACTTCCTTCTTAGCCTGGGCGTCGCCGCCTTTGGCCGAGCGCTCCGACTTCGCCAGCTTCTTATCTACGCTCTCCAAATCTTTGATCTGAAGCTCCGTATCAATCACGTCTTTATCAAACACGGGGTCAACGCCACCGGCTACGTGCACAATGTTCGGGTCATCGAAGCAGCGCACCACGTGGATAATGGCATCTACTTCCCGGATGTTGGCCAGGAACTTGTTGCCGAGGCCTTCGCCTTTGCTTGCGCCTTTCACGAGGCCGGCAATGTCCACGAACTCAATGATGGTGGGCAGCACCCGCTTGGGGTTCACCAGCGCCTCCAGAATCTGTAGCCGCTCGTCGGGCACGGTAATCACGCCCACGTTCGGCTCGATAGTGCAGAATGGGTAGTTGGCCGACTCGGCCTTGGCATTAGAAAGAGCGTTGAAGAGCGTGGATTTGCCGACGTTCGGCAGGCCGACGATACCGCAGCGGAGACCCATATAGTAGAGTTGTGAAGTTGAGAAGTTGTGAAATCGGCCGCTAGGCCACCTCGTGGCGCAAAGGTACGGGGCTTTTTCGGGGAAAGCACGGCCCCAAGTGGCCTAGGCGGCAGAACGGCCCAATGGGATTCCCACTAGGCCACCCGCAAACCCAAAACGGCGCGCCTGGGCCGAAGCCGGGCGCGCCGTGTAGTGGGAAGCGGAAAAATGCGGTTAAGTAAGGAGTGTTTCTCTAGACTTCCGGAAAAAGGTGATTAAAAATTGTCGTCGGCGGAGCGGGAAGGAGCGAAGCCTTCTCCATCGTACGTGGGCCGGGGGCGGTCCAACTCTGCTACTTCCTCAGCCGTCAGGAGCTCTTCACGAACGTAGTCCACTGCGTCCTGCAGGGCATCTACAAACTTCAGGAAGTCTTCCTTGTAGAGGAAAATCTTATGCTTCTCATAGGAGAAGGTGTCGTCATCGCGCAGACGACGTTTGCTTTCGGTAATAGTCAGATAATAATCCTGTCCGCGGGTGGCTTTCACGTCGAAAAAATACGTGCGTTTGCCAGCCTTAATGCGTTGGGAATAGATTTCTTCCTGGTCTTGACGATCTTCC
Proteins encoded in this window:
- a CDS encoding M48 family metalloprotease, coding for MYSTLSYALSAGLSLTLLLPLTGSRSSAPTLAVAPATKPVQGAQPDPGVIAQFGLLDNAKLQSYIDQRGMQMGKISDRPADVKGFTVVDSPIINAFATPDGHVYFTRGILAYFNNEAQFSGVLGHEIGHITARHGQKQQTRSTIANGALILGSILSKRVASIAQPASQVVGIGLLKYGRDDENESDKLGVKYSSKIGYDPASMADFFLTLARTEQSSGAATVPTFLSSHPNSADRYTNVKKLALQAEQQAGRQLAVNRDQYLRMIEGLPYGDNPREGYIENSVFYHPDLKFQFPVPQGWKSQNSPSQFQMAEPNGKAVMVLLPAGNKGLDETAQALAEQLKLQNAQAQKTTVNGFPAVVIQGDQVGQDQQTGQQGITASTLSYLIQDGQTVYALVGLCGPGTLNTYGGTFQSVAQGFKRLTDANKLNKQPERVRIKTAKAGQTLASALAANGIPSKRYEEMAILNGMKTTDKMTAGMLFKVVGK
- a CDS encoding suppressor of fused domain protein → MGALEKYLEHLDRIFQIEPEFYPERTLIEGLYGVTSIVYRDIPEPGMVTGITFGLSLLDHPEWQLSRPELCISVESDDTSWARVAGYLANQGRGKLGFCYGDTINFRAQIADDSEMDAFLIFAPAILDSQDYLNIDIGQEYKINVAGLFPIYSSEIGVCHEMGFEKFWHHPDFDMYDVKRKRIQL
- a CDS encoding alkylphosphonate utilization protein — encoded protein: MDVKDSNGNLLAEGDSVIITKDLKVKGMAQALKRGTVVKNIRLTNSPAEIEGRAGGSVLVIKTEFVKKA
- the ychF gene encoding redox-regulated ATPase YchF → MGLRCGIVGLPNVGKSTLFNALSNAKAESANYPFCTIEPNVGVITVPDERLQILEALVNPKRVLPTIIEFVDIAGLVKGASKGEGLGNKFLANIREVDAIIHVVRCFDDPNIVHVAGGVDPVFDKDVIDTELQIKDLESVDKKLAKSERSAKGGDAQAKKEVAALQKFKTALEDGQNARAVAATPEELEAVADLQLLTIKPVIYVANVDEASTTTGNKYTEALQAHVAQEGAEVVLVSAAIESQIAEMEDPEEKEMFLGEYGLTESGLNRLIRASYSLLNLITYFTAGVQEVRAWTIHRGDKAPAAAGVIHSDFEKGFIRAEVIKLADYQEYKTEVKIKEAGKMAVEGKEYVVQDGDIMHFRFNV
- a CDS encoding DUF3276 family protein, with amino-acid sequence MEDRQDQEEIYSQRIKAGKRTYFFDVKATRGQDYYLTITESKRRLRDDDTFSYEKHKIFLYKEDFLKFVDALQDAVDYVREELLTAEEVAELDRPRPTYDGEGFAPSRSADDNF